The proteins below come from a single Corylus avellana chromosome ca3, CavTom2PMs-1.0 genomic window:
- the LOC132173320 gene encoding B3 domain-containing protein Os03g0120900-like: protein MDLGSHREGFSCEEGQEMMRGKLPFSFYSSSSSSSYEVGGKLMMESSPRNEDESQGINVMEREHMFDKVVTPSDVGKLNRLVIPKQHAEKYFPLDSSANEKGLLLNFEDRNGKPWRFRYSYWNSSQSYVMTKGWSRFVKEKKLDAGDIVSFQRGLGDLGRDRLYIDWRRRPDAPDPMASLPNLSHPYFSFHRPIPTQWSNANNAPNLLMRPRDHLHLNINNNNNVNHHPHHPHHPHHPYRNSYGTSTAACCNYMVNPPSLIYLRSAAAQQQHHHQEQQQQLLQVRSRGVEPPVVFESVPVVQGKVAAKRLRLFGVNMDCPISESDACDVILSSTSIAPHATMAALQPSGQSGLQLRPYNGTPMPTVPTDLLNKGKASMSLDFNI, encoded by the coding sequence ATGGATTTGGGTTCACATAGAGAAGGGTTTTCCTGTGAAGAAGGTCAGGAGATGATGAGAGGTAAGCTCCCTTTCTCCTTctactcctcctcctcctcctcttcctacGAAGTCGGCGGCAAGCTGATGATGGAGTCCTCCCCGAGAAACGAGGACGAATCCCAGGGCATCAACGTGATGGAGAGAGAGCACATGTTTGACAAAGTAGTGACTCCCAGCGATGTGGGAAAACTGAATCGCCTTGTAATCCCAAAGCAGCACGCCGAGAAGTACTTCCCTTTGGACTCCTCCGCCAACGAGAAAGGCCTCCTCCTTAACTTCGAGGACAGAAATGGAAAGCCCTGGAGATTCCGCTACTCTTACTGGAACAGTAGCCAGAGCTACGTCATGACCAAAGGCTGGAGCCGCTTCGTCAAGGAGAAGAAGCTCGATGCCGGAGATATCGTGTCCTTCCAGCGTGGCCTCGGCGACCTCGGTAGAGATCGTCTCTACATTGATTGGAGGCGCCGCCCCGACGCCCCCGACCCCATGGCTTCGCTTCCCAATCTGTCTCATCCTTACTTTTCCTTCCACCGCCCCATCCCCACGCAGTGGAGTAATGCCAATAATGCTCCTAATTTGCTAATGCGGCCGAGGGACCACTTGCACTTGaatatcaacaacaacaacaatgtcaatcatcatcctcatcatcctcatcatcctcatcatcctTACCGCAACAGCTACGGCACTAGTACTGCTGCTTGCTGTAATTACATGGTAAACCCCCCTTCACTGATTTACCTGAGATCCGCGGCAGCACAACAGCAACACCACCACCAagagcaacaacaacaactactGCAGGTGCGGAGTAGGGGGGTTGAGCCACCGGTGGTGTTCGAGTCGGTGCCGGTGGTACAAGGGAAAGTTGCAGCAAAGAGATTGAGGCTATTTGGGGTAAACATGGACTGCCCCATATCGGAATCGGATGCATGCGATGTCATATTGTCGTCCACCTCAATAGCTCCCCATGCTACTATGGCGGCTTTGCAGCCTTCCGGCCAATCAGGTCTCCAATTGAGGCCCTACAACGGCACACCAATGCCAACCGTGCCCACCGACTTGCTCAATAAAGGGAAGGCATCCATGTCCTTGGATTTCAACATCTAA